One genomic region from Deltaproteobacteria bacterium encodes:
- a CDS encoding aldehyde ferredoxin oxidoreductase codes for MDGWTGKILHIDLTRRTHSVERPSPALYETWIGGKGLAGHYLAPHITEKWDTPSMPLLFFTGPLVGTPSPTSGRMTIMSRSPLTGTVGDASVGGRLGTTIKQAGWDGIVITGKSSALCGIVIGDDEKITFTDAEKYRGMETGKIFAALGKEGGSAVTGPAAESGVLFANIVVDRRYFAGRSGLGLVMAAKNLKYLHVTGTGKNSLFDREEVMHAREEILRLAAASPILQGEFGITRFGTGALYDLMHNRRMMPTRNFRATRFENAGKMNAWHYRERYGYRKTGCRGCHILCKKNNRKGEELPEFETMSHFSALIDNHDLDTVVEANRTCNETGMDTITAAATLACYAEIEDVTLTPSGIIDLLRETAAARGIGAELAQGSFRYAKTRGRAECAMTVKGSELPAYDPRGVYGMALAYATSTRGGCHLRAYPISYEILRKPVAMDRFDTSGKARVIKISEDQNAVIDSLTACKFLFFAASLEEYARALSGVTGIPTTAQDLLKVGERIYYHERLMNAANGFTADDDDLPRRFFTEGGTGGEGMTIPPIDREAFLHTRSNYYRIRGLDKKGCPTREKCEELGIEWKNW; via the coding sequence ATGGACGGCTGGACCGGCAAAATCCTTCATATCGACCTGACCCGCAGGACCCATTCCGTCGAACGGCCCTCTCCCGCACTCTATGAAACATGGATCGGCGGGAAGGGACTGGCCGGACATTATCTGGCACCGCATATCACGGAAAAATGGGACACCCCCTCCATGCCGCTTCTCTTCTTCACCGGCCCCCTCGTCGGCACCCCTTCCCCCACATCGGGCCGGATGACCATCATGTCCCGTTCCCCCCTGACCGGCACCGTGGGCGACGCCTCGGTCGGAGGCAGGCTCGGAACAACGATCAAGCAGGCCGGGTGGGACGGGATCGTCATCACCGGGAAAAGCAGCGCTCTCTGCGGAATCGTGATCGGGGATGATGAGAAGATCACTTTCACCGATGCGGAGAAATACCGGGGGATGGAGACGGGAAAGATCTTCGCCGCCCTGGGGAAAGAAGGCGGTTCGGCCGTGACCGGCCCGGCGGCGGAATCAGGCGTCCTCTTCGCGAACATCGTTGTGGACCGACGCTACTTCGCCGGCCGGAGCGGGCTCGGCCTCGTCATGGCCGCCAAGAATCTTAAGTATCTTCATGTCACGGGAACGGGGAAGAACTCCCTTTTCGACCGGGAAGAGGTGATGCACGCACGGGAGGAGATCCTCCGCCTCGCCGCCGCCTCACCGATCCTGCAGGGCGAGTTCGGGATCACCCGTTTCGGAACCGGCGCCCTCTACGACCTGATGCACAACCGGCGGATGATGCCGACCCGGAATTTCCGGGCGACCCGCTTTGAAAATGCCGGGAAGATGAACGCCTGGCACTACCGGGAACGCTACGGCTACAGGAAGACCGGCTGCCGGGGGTGCCATATCCTCTGCAAGAAGAACAACCGGAAGGGGGAGGAACTTCCCGAGTTCGAGACCATGTCCCACTTCAGCGCCCTCATCGACAATCACGACCTCGACACAGTGGTGGAGGCGAACCGGACCTGCAACGAGACGGGAATGGACACGATCACCGCCGCAGCGACCCTCGCTTGTTATGCCGAGATCGAAGATGTGACCCTGACACCCTCCGGGATTATCGACCTGCTCCGGGAAACGGCCGCCGCCCGCGGCATCGGAGCGGAACTGGCGCAGGGCTCCTTCCGCTATGCAAAAACACGGGGAAGAGCGGAGTGTGCCATGACCGTCAAGGGCTCGGAACTCCCCGCCTACGACCCGCGGGGGGTCTACGGCATGGCGCTGGCCTACGCCACCTCGACCCGGGGGGGCTGCCACCTCCGGGCCTACCCCATCTCCTACGAAATTCTTCGAAAACCGGTCGCCATGGACCGCTTCGATACGAGCGGCAAGGCCAGGGTGATCAAGATCAGTGAAGATCAGAACGCCGTGATCGATTCCCTCACGGCCTGCAAGTTCCTCTTCTTCGCCGCCTCCCTCGAAGAATATGCCCGGGCGCTCTCCGGCGTCACAGGGATCCCGACCACCGCCCAGGACCTGCTGAAAGTCGGGGAGCGGATCTACTACCATGAACGGCTGATGAATGCAGCGAACGGCTTCACCGCCGACGACGACGATCTCCCCCGCCGTTTCTTTACGGAAGGGGGGACCGGAGGCGAAGGGATGACCATTCCCCCCATCGACCGGGAAGCCTTTCTTCATACCCGGTCCAACTACTACCGGATCCGGGGACTCGATAAGAAGGGGTGTCCCACACGGGAAAAGTGTGAAGAGCTGGGAATCGAATGGAAAAACTGGTAA